TGGAGTTTTTAAGTTTCAGATATTGCTATGAAGACAGAAATGGCATCTCAGTCCATGCCAGAATGTCTTTAGTATTATTCTTCCATCCTTTCCCTTCATTATTATCCTTCAGAGTGAAGAGCACTGCTTTCCCCAGTCACAGGTGATGCTGTGGAATAGGAAGGTTGCCTTTCTTCACAATATTTTGCTGTTTGAGCTattaaagaggagaaaaacaaatttctaCCAGTGGTTCATTAGGTGTTGTTCACCTTCAGACCCTGTTGGCTGCCCATGCCAGGATGGAGAGAGTAGGGAATTGTAGGCACAATACCTGATCTGTCTTGTCCATGCCTTGAGGCCTCAGCAGAGAGATGGGGGACATGAGTAACCTGAGTTTAGCTCTATTTTGGTGCATGATTATTTGCATTCTTAATTACTGTCCCGCTGTTCATGGATTGATGTtaaaaagggggaaggggaagcaaCGAGAAGATGTTCACCTGATTTATGTTCTATATTAATCCAGACACAgacagaaaggaggaggaaaatatcTAATGCCATGTGGATCCAGTGTCCCTGAGGATGGTTCAGGCAGATTGATGATGCCAACAGGGAAGAATCCCAATATTTAGATTCATGTGGGTTTGGGGATGAGTACCTGTCCTTCTGTGCTGCCATCAGCTTCCTAAATACTAATtacattcctctttttttgtgttttaactATGTTGTCATTTTCAGATAAAGAGTGTAGCTTTGTGACATGatttatgcatatttatatGATAAAAGTATATAGTGGGGGAGTAAAtggaatcaaaataaaacaaagcccAATTTTTTCCTGAGAGCACAAGAGAAAGTGTTGTGAGAGCCCTCATGATTAGCAGCTGATCCTCACTTACAATATCTCGACTTTAAagagctttttccttttatctgctGGCTTGTAGTTCACTGTTAGGTAGTAATGTCAGCTGGATATGTGAAAGCTTCTGGAGTTTGGGAGTGAACCTCAATGATTGATTTTATTGTTACAAGTGTCAAACTCTAAGGAGAATACATGCTGTACCCTGGGTACCTTTTACTCAGGTGAGTGGAGAGCAAATGTTGAGGTGTAGTCATCTCCTGTGTGTCAGTGTCACTGTAACCTGagtaatttattaatttcccACTGATAAATGGTACAGATGCAGCCTGGGaggtgggggaagggaagacagGTAACCCTCACACTGCAGAAGGTCAGGGTTAATGCTACCTCCAGCATTATAATGACAGATGGGAGGCAGAAACCTTAATGTACTTGTGATGAGCACACGCTTTCCTTAGCTGGGCGTCCAGAGGATTTAAGAAGCCCGAGTgcaaacttcattttaaaacaaacaaacaaaaaaaaaaagcatggttATGTTGTTGAGCCTTTCAGCTGTTTTGCTTAAATATCTCCACTTGGAGTCAAGTACTGTCAGCTGCTTTCTTCTGGAGATGCACGGGAGTGATCCATCACGGGGGACTTGCAGTGGGTGATGTATGAGCACAACACAGCGACCTGTGAGCCTTTGATGTATATAACTCATCAAGATAATGTTGGCAAGCATTGTACAAAAGCAGCATGTTTAAAAAGTATTAAGATGAATGGATTCCTTGCTTAAGAAGTGTGAAAGGAAGAATAATAGCAGATTAGCTCTGAGATCCCACCGttctcccagagctgtgcagcgctgggcagggcagaggagcagatggAATTTCATCTTTCCTCCCAGTTCTGACAGCAAAGTATCTGGCCCTGGTTTTCCAACAAAAGTAACATTAAGTCTTATTTTGTGATGTGCATTATATCAGTTTCAAGAGCAGCTTGACCAGTCACAAAACATCATGAGACAGCTGAATTCTTTTAAAGTTtaccttgggtttttttcacttactTAGGTTAGCTTGTTTTTCTAGTAGTAGCCCTAATTTTTATCTCATGGAGACATATTAGGGCTGCTAgtatttaagaaacattttagaTGTGATGTTATGACTGAAACACCATTTGTTTTTAGTTCCTTCTTTCATGATCTTAAAAGACATGAAGGGAAGAGATGTATCAGTGCACCCATGGCATCTTGTCTGTGCAGGATTGGTTCACTCCTTACCTTGCTCTTCATGGTTTGTTGCAGGGCCTCTGCACTCTGCCACCCCTTGGGTGATGTGGTCTACATGTGGAGTTCCCTGAATGTCTGGATACTATTTTAGCCCAAATGTCCTAAAAAGGTTAGGTTAAAAATGTGTCTAATATGCTATTACTGAGAAACCAGAATACTTCATAATATTTACTACATCAAAGTctcttttaatacttttttatgGCTTCTAGAAAATGCACAAAacctttctttctcctgtctttttatttttgagggaaaagcCAGAAAAAGTTCTCATCTGGGGCCGAGGGATTGCAGTTCCCTGTTATTAATAGAGTGAAGGTCAAGACTGTGTTGGGTGTCACTGTCATGAGTGAAGTGGTTGTCCCACTTTCATCAAGAAATGTGTGATGGTCTGATAAACTCTGCCCACCAGTGCAGTCTTGACAATGATCTTGCACTGCAGACTgcataataattttcattatttttaattaaatttgaagAAGTGCAGACTCCGGCTCAAATTAAGGTTGGTTGTGTTGCCGGAATGCAGTAATTACTTTAATTGATCACAAGATAGTTTCCTTGATCACCAATTAGAGCAAATTACCGATCAAGTTTCAAGACGTGAAGAAATGTCGAAACTGATTTTGTGTAATAGTGTTTTCATATCTAATCAAACCTAAAGATCTTTTCCTTCCAGAGCCAGTTGTATTTTCCCAAAGAAAGGTTAAGGCTCTACAAATATAAAGGTGATTAATAAACAATAGTGTTCCAATTCATTTAATTAGTAAAGGAAGTATTTAAGACCTTAATGGAGATTGTGTTGGTGAAATTGCTCAGTAGAACCATAGCTCATTTTTTTGTGAGACACACATTTTGTGTGTAATTAAAGTAAACTAAAATGCAAGGAATGAGTTGCTGTGGGTAATGTGCAATGAGGGTGGGTAATGcttccaggcagagcagggcatgCACAAAGGCGAGCAGGCTTCATCCTTCACTGTGACACTGGATTGTCCTGGCTGGGGCAGTTGTGGGCAGCTGGAGCAACAAGCAGCAGGACATGTCCTGGGAAGAGTCCTCTGTGCTGgaatttattccttttcatgAGCTGGACAGCCTCAAGTTGAGCAGTCTTTGGTAGGATGAACAGTTTTGTGACCAATGTCCATTTTATCCAGTTGGAGACTCTGTGGGGAAGGGGCAGTGGGACGTTGTGTTCGTCCACTGACTGGGGGGATTTGGTGGTCTACTAATGAGGAGTATTTGTCATCTGAACTGTGGAGGAAGGTCTAtagagcaaattattttttttagagtAATTTGCTTGTGAAATTCTCTCTGTATGCTTTCATTGGAGCAATGATTATTGTCTCACCATCAGTGACTGTTTGCAGTGTGATCTGGGTCTGTTCATGGGCAGGTGAGTTCCTGGAATGAACAGACACCAATAGAGCATACACAAACCTGCTAGGGGgttttatagatttatttttattttttccttgctgttttcttctgttgcaGGAAATTTGGTTGCAGACACATCACTGTTTTAAACTTTTGAGGATATATCTGTGTATAGATTGCTGTGTTGGAAATAGCACTCTTATTAAGACCCTGGACACTATAAAAGCATTTGAATCATCACTATTAATAGAGAAGTTTTCCAAATCATTGCTAACATCTGATGCACAACTTGCAGCTTTCTACTTCCAAGCATGCTGCTGAAACATGGgcaaacttttaaaagtaattgtTCACTCAAAGCAAAACTAAACCAAGCGAGAGCCTCAAGGGAAGTTAGAGTCTCCTGAATTTTGGAAAGCTCTTGggtcaaagaaaaaaagctttttaattgcTGACAGTTTGGTGGTTTCCAAATGACAAACCTCATTGGAATGATTTTCTCTGATTATAACATTTGCATTCATTTGACTGGCAAAGCGACCAACAAAGTCATTCTTCATCCAGGcagcaattcttttttttttttttttccttaaaggtTTTTGCAATTTGTGAGAGGGAAAAAGACTTGAAACTATTATCAACCATTATATGTTATTCATTGACCACATGTTTGTTTGAAATGGTCATCACTTGGTGGAATGTGGGCTATATACATTCTCTTCCATAAATTAGCACTAAAAACCTACCTAAATCAGGTATGGTTTTGTGGAGCTTGTTGTATTATAATCTGAACCAGACTGTAATGTGGATGTTCCTCCAGCTTTGCATGTTAATTCAGGTCCTGAACCCGATGGATGGAGCTTGGTATGAACAAAGCCTGCTGCTGAGAAGTGTCCTGCTCACGCTCCCAGGCCCTTCAGGCCCCACTGCATAATTACAGTCTTGATTTGCATGGACGttctaattttctttataatgcAGTGATTTGCTCCTAAGTATTTTGGCAAGAGCCTgctattattttccttttgagcCTCTGATAAAACCTGTGTCCTGGGGGAGCATGTAGGGAGAGAGGATTGGAAAACTTCTTTTAACtcatttaaagggaaaatatgtCTCATAAAGCAGAGGGGCAGGCCCACCTGCTGCCTTTTTCtctgcagtaaaataaatagcaaaatagTTAAATGGAGGGATGTGTTTCTGGAAGCAGTGTTGGTCATATAGTGGCATGGTGCTTAATTAGAAATGGCATGTTTCTAAGATGCAGTAGGGGATGGGGGACTTGGGATGGATATTTAAAATCCCTGCTGATGCCAGAGGTAGAGTCACTGCTGTCATGCAATAGCTTTGAGTCCTGGGCTAAGTCACGCTGAGCAGGGTGATTTACCAGGGTCTGCAGGGGATCATTTCGGCCCTATTGAGAATGCACCAGTAGCATGAGAAGTTCAAATGCCTCTAGCACACACAAACCCAAGGTGCAGCCATCTGGGGCATCTTGAGGAGATTTTGAGATTTTGGAGTGAATCTTGCCAATCCACTGCCAATCCTGGCAGGTGGAGGagtattttcctctttgctctCTCTTTCCCTAGGCTTTTGGATTTATGACACGTGTTGCTCTACAAGCAGAGAAGATGAATCACCACCCGGAATGGTTTAATGTCTACAGCAAGGTAACATGTTCACCAGCCCTAGTTACTCACACAGCAGTGGAGTTAAGGAGACCAAACCACCAGCCCAttctctctgcttttatttgtaGCTTGTCTGCAAGGTAAGGGAATGGGAAGTGTCTCTATAAAGAGATTTGAGATTTTAAAGAGATGCTGAGATTTGCAGTGGTGAGGAATCAAGAATGAAGCTCTTtgtgcctgctgccagctgtaTGGTTGGGGCCTTTGGCTTCACCTCTCTGGCTGagatctaaaaataaaacagaagccTTTAAACTCTTTATTTAGCCAACCTGaataaattactgttttaaaacTACTCACCAGCTCTCATTCCTGTCTGTGCAGCAGGTCAGGAACTCAGCCGTGTAGGGTAGTGGACAGTTGGTACCTAAATGGGAGACTGGCAGTCTCAATtcagatttgattttttaaaaaattgtaggCTCCTATGTCTCAACATAGCAGCTTATAAAGTTTGTTTACAATATTACCTAACTGATGGTGGTCTTGTATTTACAAGGGTTACAAGGATTACTGCAACCCTCGAATAAAAGGTGCTGTGTGAAGGCAGAAATTATTGCTCTcccttcagttttattttctaatactTCTCATTGCATTGTATCATTTTGTTTGTTGTAGCATTTAGTGAATATATGACAATCCCACTAAAAATGTACCAGAAGAAAGGACATGTGGACAAGCAGTCTGTAGCTCAGACCATCATCCTCAGAGCAGGACATCCCACCTCTCCTTGCAGCTGAAACTCCCAGCACAGACTCTTCCTCGTCAGCCCTTCATGTCACCCTGTTCACAGGACATTAAATGatcactggaaaaaaacctgatcATCTGCTCTTCCTGATTTTCTTGGATTTCTAGAATATtcagaatttgtatttttttccccttttgcgTCTTCCCAAAATCTCAGTCAAAGGCAGGACAAAATAATGCCCAGCTTGTCATCTGGCTCAGTCTAAACAGACCTGTGAGGCAGCTGTGTCAcctatacttttttttttaattaatctgcATTAAGCTTAAGAATTTTTTCACCTTTGGGATGCTGGTTCTTAACAAAATATGAGCCCCTAACCCAGCTCTTGGCAGCTTGGTCACTTTTCCAGGTTCTTCATGAAACTGATCCATGGAATTTAAATGTAAAGAGTGAATGATTTAATCAGATACCTCTTCTTGGATGAAACCCAAGAATACAAAGCCTGTGTTATTCTGCAGAAGGGCTCATCTGGTGAGATTCCAGGCTCTGTAAAGCCTCCTCACCTACAGTGTCTTCTGGTTTACATGTGCAGGGAGGGTCCAGCTTGGTGCTTGCCAGGAGTACCAAGTAAAAACAGCTCACTACAGAGACACACGACATTCCCAGTGAACTGCTGTTCTGCCTAAATGTCAGAGATCAAAATGCCTTTGTaacctctttcttttcctttgtgacAGGTTCAGATAACTCTGATTTCCCATGACTGCGGTGGGCTGACCAAGAGAGATGTGAAGCTGGCTCAGTTTATTGACAAAGCTGCTGCCTCAGTTTAACCGGGATATAAATACCTTTAACACAGTGTCCacctatattttatttttaaatgtgtctcTCTTTCCTTGTAATCCTGATTTCCAAAACCCATAGAGGGAAGATATTTTGTAAAAGGAGTGGCTGAGCTTTTCTGACCTTCAGTACCTTAGTCTTGAGACCCCCTTGGATGCCTGAGCTTGTCCTTTCCCATTGCTGGTTCTGCAGGGGGATGCAGTGGATAAACCAGCAATAAATAAGTTTTGAACAATCCTTTTTTAGAAACTAAACTGTGCTGGAATGAAACCAGGAGCCCACCCATGTGTGCTGGTGTTTCCCAAGCTCACAGGAACTGGTGGCAGCTGCCATATGAGCTTCCCCCAAGCCTGGCCACTTCCATCCTATAGGTTTGTAGATCTCTGCACTTCAAACAATGTAAGAGCAGCCCGGCCAGGTCAGTCCCCTCTGTCTTGGTACCATCATCTCTGCCAGTGACCAGTGCAAGGACACTGGGGAGAGCAGTgcaagctgctgctgaagtgtCCTTAGAGTTGCAGCTCAACTGGCAGGAACAGCTGTATCCAGAGTTGCTGCTTGAGAGCCTTTCCCCGTCTGAGAGTGTAGAATCACATAAgcacagactggtttgggttggaaggaaccttaaagctcatcttgtttcaacctcctgctgtgggcagggtcactttccactagaccagtttgctccaagcctcatccaggCTGGCTTCGACACTCCCAGGTGCGGGATTGGATCTTGGAGTTGCTGAAAGCTTTAGCACCAGTACCGCAAATACAAAATGTCCCGgtgagctcccagctcccacacCATTAAATGAAGCATGTGCTTAGGTGCTTGGCCAGGTcagtgcccagctccctgcaggattGAGCCACTGTTGGTGTTGTAATGCTCCAGTACCTGCTGGATCAGGCCGGGGGTGGCTTGGCCAAGTGCCCAGAGCCCTGGCTAGGGCTGCCGGCGGTGAAGGAAGCGGTATTAGCAGGATTCTTGCTAAGCTGGGCTTGACTGAAGCTATGCTCACCCAGTTTTTTTTCATAGCTAGAATTACTCGTTGCAAACACTATTGCAGGAGTTGCAGATCCCACTGACAACGTTTAAAATAGTTTCTTCCGTGGTTTGAATGTCTTTGTTTTTATCCCATGATCCTCCCCGAGACAGATTTCCAGTGCCGGCAGGGAGATTTCATCCTGCTTAAAGCTTGCAGGAGGGCCTCTCCCCCTGCAGTCCCCCTGCTGAGTGTCCCCAGCATGCTCTGTCATGCCCTGCGAGCAGCTCCGGGTGCGGCGCTGCCGGGAGATTGACACCTCCGAAATGCCGGAGCGCATTGCTCGGATGACACCGGCGGCACAGCCACCAGCTACCGAGAAGTGAGATGC
This is a stretch of genomic DNA from Vidua chalybeata isolate OUT-0048 chromosome 15, bVidCha1 merged haplotype, whole genome shotgun sequence. It encodes these proteins:
- the PCBD2 gene encoding pterin-4-alpha-carbinolamine dehydratase 2 isoform X7; this encodes MTRVALQAEKMNHHPEWFNVYSKVQITLISHDCGGLTKRDVKLAQFIDKAAASV
- the PCBD2 gene encoding pterin-4-alpha-carbinolamine dehydratase 2 isoform X5, with amino-acid sequence MPSTRSSISKILIRFAVSLRWNLGEKSQTEHVMAFGFMTRVALQAEKMNHHPEWFNVYSKVQITLISHDCGGLTKRDVKLAQFIDKAAASV
- the PCBD2 gene encoding pterin-4-alpha-carbinolamine dehydratase 2 isoform X3 yields the protein MVRSSQSHWLTTEERNQVLLDLKASGWSELGERDAIYKEFNFKNFNQAFGFMTRVALQAEKMNHHPEWFNVYSKVQITLISHDCGGLTKRDVKLAQFIDKAAASV
- the PCBD2 gene encoding pterin-4-alpha-carbinolamine dehydratase 2 isoform X4; protein product: MMHGKFCGFKIYARFTKFVFAVSLRWNLGEKSQTEHVMAFGFMTRVALQAEKMNHHPEWFNVYSKVQITLISHDCGGLTKRDVKLAQFIDKAAASV
- the PCBD2 gene encoding pterin-4-alpha-carbinolamine dehydratase 2 isoform X6, coding for MMHGKFCGFKIYARFAVSLRWNLGEKSQTEHVMAFGFMTRVALQAEKMNHHPEWFNVYSKVQITLISHDCGGLTKRDVKLAQFIDKAAASV
- the PCBD2 gene encoding pterin-4-alpha-carbinolamine dehydratase 2 isoform X2, with product MAMCQSSQSHWLTTEERNQVLLDLKASGWSELGERDAIYKEFNFKNFNQAFGFMTRVALQAEKMNHHPEWFNVYSKVQITLISHDCGGLTKRDVKLAQFIDKAAASV